The region AAGTTGGTAATAAATTCCCCAGCCTAACGGGTAACGGCGAACTGCTCAAATCCAATCAAACCGAAACCGCTAGCACAAAAAAAGACGAAAAGAGTATTCCCACGCTTGCGCAACTGGGAGCAGGCTTACTGCTTGCACTCTCCTTTTATATTTTAGGATTACTCTTTAGCCGAAAAATTCTACCCGATATCATGGGTTTCAAAATCCATAACCTAGCCTACACCGTCCTCTTTGTTGCCCTTGCCAACGGCTTTGGTCTCATTAATGTCGAATTACGCAATGCCACCAAACGTCTACAAGACTTTGTTTCTGGTCGTTTCCTTTTACTCTTGATGGTTGCCGTAGGATTGGCAGACACCGATATTGGGCACCTGCTCTCCGTACTTAATGTAGGAACACTCGTTATTTCACTCTTCGTGGTAACTGGCGCGGTATTAGGCGCAGGACTAGGCGGAATGATCTTTAAATTCTACTTTGTGGAGAGTGCAATTTCGGCAGGATTATGTATGGCAAACCGTGGCGGTTCTGGCGACCTAGCAGTATTAGGGGCGGCAAAACGCATGTCATTAATGAGTTTTGCGCAAATTTCTAGCCGTTTAGGGGGTGGCATCGTACTGATTCTCGCCTCTATCTTTATGAATTTACAATCCTAGGAGCGCAAACATGCAACAACTTGGACAAGCTGGTTTTTCCGATATCAACGAAAATAAAAAGGCTAGTGATATTTATATCGAAGTGGAACTCACCAACATTGGAGGCATTCAGCTCACGCTAGAAGCCCAATTTGCTACGCTCTTTGGTAGACACATTAGGCAGGCGATTTTGGAGCAACTAAGCGCTATGCAAGTAGAACATGCGATGGTCAAAGCGCAGGATTTTGGCGCCTTAGACTTTATGATTCGGGCACGAGTCAAGAGTGCCGTAGACCAAGCAAGAGGAGTTATCTCATGAGTAAATACCTAAGTAAAAAGAAGCCTCTGCGTCGAAGTTTTCTCTTTTGTCCAGCTAATAAAGCCAAAATGTTCTACACCGCGCCTCAGCTGGGTGCAGATGCTCTTATTTTTGATCTCGAAGATAGCGTGCCCCTTCACCAAAAAGCACAAGCGCGCGATCTCCTTTACTTTGCGCTCAGCGAGTTAGATTTTTCTCATCTCTCGATTTTTATCCGCACCAATGCCATCCACACGCCATTTTTTCTCGATGATCTTGAAGTCGTCGTCAAAAGTGGAGTACAATATTTACGGCCACCCATGATCGAATGCGCCCAAGATATCCTCTACATCGATCAACAATTGTCCCGTTTAGAAGAGAAATATCAACGCCCCATCGGCTCTGTAGAAATTCTCGCTACCTTCGAGACCCCAAAGGCCATCGTGATGGCAACCGAGATCATTCAGGCATCGCCACGCATCATGGGCATAACTTTAGGCGCCGAAGATTTTGTGCGAACACTTGGCGTCTCTCGTAGCGACATCGCCTTGGCTCACGCTCGCGCCCAGATGGTTTTGCTTGCCAGTACCTTCAATATAGAGTGCATCGACACCAGCTACACCAAGCTCGACGATGACGCGGGCTTTCTTGCCGAAGCTAACGATGCCTTTGCTCTAGGTTTCACAGGGAAGAGTTGCCTTCATCCTAATCAAATTTACCTCCTCCATCAGGTCTGGACACCCAGCACGAAAGACATTGAAGAGGCCAAACGCATCATGCATATTGCCAACCAACATGATGTCATCTCTGGAGGTGTATTGAGTTTAGATGGGCAAATGATTGATATTCCCGTCATTGCTAAAGCAATGCGTATCCTCACCTTAGCAGGCATCGAAATGAAGGAGACTAGCCATGAATAAATTGACAAACGCCTGTGGGCGCATCTTACCCACTGAAATTTCTGGTTATGGTCGTGTAACTCCCTACACTACGCTCTTTAGCGACGCACCAGCGCTCACCAGAACGATGCCTGCAAAGTCGATCTTTCGTCCGGGCATAAGTAAGCTTCGCGCAAGCATTCAAGAGGCGATTCAAAGTAGTAACCTGCAAGATGGCATGACCATTAGCTTTCATCATCATCTACGTGGTGGCGACTTCGTGCCTGCCCTTGTCATGCAAGAAATCGCCAAGCTGGGCATTAAAAACTTACGTCTTGCTGTCTCTAGTTTCTTTACCGACAAAAATGAAACGCTCCTTACCTACTTTAAAGATGGTACGATTAGCGCGCTAGAGACCTCTGGTATCCGAGGGATGATAGGCAAAGAGGTCAGTAAACATGGCTTTTTGTCAAACCCGATCATCTTTCGTACCCACGGGGGGCGTGCCAGAGCCATTGAATATGGGCAAAGCAATATCGATGTCGCCTTTATTAGCGCC is a window of Entomospira culicis DNA encoding:
- a CDS encoding HpcH/HpaI aldolase/citrate lyase family protein; amino-acid sequence: MSKYLSKKKPLRRSFLFCPANKAKMFYTAPQLGADALIFDLEDSVPLHQKAQARDLLYFALSELDFSHLSIFIRTNAIHTPFFLDDLEVVVKSGVQYLRPPMIECAQDILYIDQQLSRLEEKYQRPIGSVEILATFETPKAIVMATEIIQASPRIMGITLGAEDFVRTLGVSRSDIALAHARAQMVLLASTFNIECIDTSYTKLDDDAGFLAEANDAFALGFTGKSCLHPNQIYLLHQVWTPSTKDIEEAKRIMHIANQHDVISGGVLSLDGQMIDIPVIAKAMRILTLAGIEMKETSHE
- a CDS encoding citrate lyase subunit gamma; this encodes MQQLGQAGFSDINENKKASDIYIEVELTNIGGIQLTLEAQFATLFGRHIRQAILEQLSAMQVEHAMVKAQDFGALDFMIRARVKSAVDQARGVIS